The Montipora capricornis isolate CH-2021 chromosome 3, ASM3666992v2, whole genome shotgun sequence genome window below encodes:
- the LOC138042336 gene encoding uncharacterized protein has protein sequence MKPAMVLSEEDVQRVRESLIKTLTPRHKVVIAPCLAEVFVLNKSKSILRRSIKEKWNLIGKGVIALVYNTDSLGQRIEICLTSLKTRAITWRETVVAHLTRIESPQLNYHTFNSTKNFCEKTAIRYDNDTVAGLVLRALSVFSSQSKSLRVTNGGHKPALRSHSFNVAPRRKHPRAQEIAIERCTVALSNMQVQQVLSSEGRSVNDSQSSALYTREVEIIRSESKQSDGFVSSTEMREKSSTHSATTYHPNNRLLSCKQPARSKSFNLVRRRTEPVIERREPMVTDLCTTEL, from the coding sequence ATGAAGCCGGCGATGGTTTTGAGCGAGGAAGATGTCCAGCGTGTCAGGGAATCGTTGATAAAGACACTGACACCTCGGCACAAAGTTGTCATCGCACCTTGTTTAGCCGAGGTTTTCGTTCTGAATAAAAGTAAAAGTATTCTTCGACGATCAATTAAAGAGAAATGGAATCTGATTGGGAAAGGAGTAATAGCGCTGGTTTACAACACCGACAGCCTTGGACAACGAATAGAAATCTGTCTGACTTCTTTGAAGACTCGAGCAATAACATGGCGTGAGACTGTGGTGGCCCATTTGACGAGGATCGAGTCACCGCAACTGAACTACCATACCTTTAACAGCACGAAAAACTTCTGCGAAAAGACTGCGATACGTTATGACAACGACACAGTCGCTGGCCTCGTGTTACGAGCACTAAGCGTGTTTTCATCGCAGTCGAAATCACTAAGAGTAACGAATGGTGGACATAAGCCGGCTTTAAGGTCACACTCGTTCAATGTTGCGCCAAGGCGGAAGCACCCTCGCGCACAAGAAATCGCCATCGAACGTTGCACGGTTGCGCTGTCTAACATGCAAGTTCAACAGGTGTTGAGCAGCGAGGGAAGGTCAGTAAATGATTCACAAAGCAGTGCTTTGTATACAAGAGAGGTTGAAATTATCCGCTCCGAAAGCAAGCAAAGTGATGGCTTTGTATCTAGTACGGAGATGCGGGAGAAAAGCTCAACACATAGCGCAACAACTTATCACCCTAATAATCGGTTATTAAGCTGTAAGCAACCCGCCCGAAGCAAGAGTTTTAATTTGGTCAGACGACGTACAGAACCTGTCATCGAAAGAAGAGAACCAATGGTGACTGATTTGTGTACAACTGAGCTATAA
- the LOC138042338 gene encoding fructose-2,6-bisphosphatase TIGAR-like, with translation MEDESSVAECRPYIYLTLVRHGETPENKNDIFQGHLNTVLSEEGIRQAQLVGIKLQNEDFSHVFSSDLSRAQKTAEAIVSRNNCCSQRKIVEDYRLRERGYGAAEGCSKQRFFQMAAKESVKPSNFVPEGAETLTQVSERVVECFNTILHETGNSHLGPYRHEQNGTCVSHKINNGFLCASNEENGDCNKLCVANVLIVSHGGVIRQLINHFFTKVKSEFPVKSRISMVSPNTGVSRFEIFLNEKTNLPEFVRCICLHDIEHLKDTPQ, from the exons ATGGAGGACGAATCTTCTGTGGCGGAATGTCGGCCATACATTTATCTTACACTCGTCAGGCA TGGTGAAACCCCAGAAAACAAGAATGATATATTTCAAG GGCATTTGAATACAGTACTGTCTGAAGAAGGAATAAGACAAGCACAACTTGTTGGAATCAAACTTCAAAATGAAGACTTTTCACATGTATTCTCAAGTGATTTATCAAGAGCACAAAAG ACTGCAGAGGCCATTGTCAGTAGAAATAACTGCTGCtctcaaagaaaaattgtggAGGATTATCGACTTAGGGAAAGG GGCTATGGTGCAGCTGAGGGGTGTTCAAAACaacgtttctttcaaatggcagCAAAGGAAAGCGTAAAACCAAGCAATTTTGTTCCAGAAGGTGCTGAAACACTTACCCAGGTCTCTGAAAGGGTTGTAGAGTGCTTCAATACCATCCTTCATGAAACTGGAAATTCACACCTGGGCCCTTATCGTCATGAACAGAATGGCACTTGTGTTAGTCACAAAATCAACAATGGTTTTCTGTGTGCAAGCAACGAAGAGAATGGTGACTGCAACAAACTTTGTGTGGCTAATGTTCTCATTGTTTCCCATGGAGGAGTCATACGGCAGTTAATCAACCACTTTTTTACAAAGGTGAAGTCTGAGTTTCCAGTGAAATCTCGCATCAGTATGGTTTCACCAAACACTGGCGTGTCAAGATTTGAGATATTTTTGAATGAAAAGACCAACTTGCCTGAATTTGTGAGATGCATCTGTTTACATGACATTGAACACTTAAAAGACACTCCCCAGTAG
- the LOC138042335 gene encoding uncharacterized protein → MSMRNSFSDEALSERLSEKDIFKIRLSLSCLSNRVVVCGATAMLYFWKPPSVESPSNQWTLARSGVPVLVVSTGDSGARNPKGAYVGLVEMDSGFATWKETLTASSNYREQQKNFHTLMLSNGDGTMAGLRFKCEEAAKVFIQEVEAAIQEVLSASSAPELNKPQPNGNKERLKKFRKLKKVEISTPCLFSHVTSITSATQIGGETGRTQENKERDESRAFNGNFSKPAHIRRAFSMSRTRK, encoded by the coding sequence ATGTCCATGAGAAACTCGTTTAGTGACGAAGCCTTGAGCGAGCGACTGTCGGAGAAGGATATTTTCAAGATCAGACTTTCCTTATCTTGTTTGTCAAACCGAGTTGTTGTGTGTGGAGCGACAGCTATGTTGTACTTCTGGAAGCCGCCGAGCGTTGAATCTCCTTCGAACCAGTGGACTCTTGCGCGGAGCGGAGTTCCAGTTTTGGTGGTTAGTACAGGAGACAGTGGGGCTAGAAATCCTAAAGGAGCATATGTTGGCCTAGTGGAGATGGATAGTGGGTTTGCGACTTGGAAAGAGACGCTTACGGCCAGTTCAAATTACAGAGAACAACAAAAGAACTTTCATACATTGATGCTATCAAATGGAGACGGGACAATGGCCGGTCTTCGTTTTAAGTGCGAAGAAGCCGCAAAGGTTTTCATTCAGGAAGTTGAAGCTGCCATTCAGGAGGTTTTGAGTGCCTCTTCAGCCCCAGAACTAAATAAACCTCAACCAAATGGTAACAAAGAGCGATTAAAAAAGTTTCGTAAACTTAAAAAAGTAGAAATAtcgacgccatgtttgtttagcCATGTAACTAGCATCACCTCCGCGACGCAAATTGGTGGCGAAACAGGAAGAACTcaagagaataaagaaagagACGAGTCCAGGGCTTTCAATGGAAACTTCAGCAAACCAGCTCATATCAGAAGAGCATTCAGTATGTCGAGAACACGAAAATAA